In Phocoena phocoena chromosome 8, mPhoPho1.1, whole genome shotgun sequence, the following are encoded in one genomic region:
- the JRKL gene encoding jerky protein homolog-like, with the protein MSGKRKRVVLTIKDKLDIIKKLEDGGSSKQLAVIYGIGETTVRDIRKNKEKIITYASSSDSTSLLAKRKSMKPSMYEELDRAMLEWFNQQRAKGNPVSGPICAKRAEFFFYALGMDGDFNPSAGWLTRFKQRHSIREINIRNERLSGDETAVEDFCNNFRDFIERENLQPEQIYNADETGLFWKCLPSRTSVIKGKCTAPGHKSIEERVTIMCCANATGLHKLKLCVVGKAKKPRSFKSTDTSNLPVSYFSQKGAWMDLSIFRQWFDKIFVPQVREHLRSKGMQEKAVLLLDNSPTHPNENVLRSDDGQIFAKYLPPNVASLIQPSNQGVIATMKRNYRAGLLQNNLEEGNDLRSFWKKLTLLDALYEIAMAWNLVKPVTISRAWKKILPTIEEKESLDFDEEDISVAAVATILQHTKGLENVTPENIEKWLEVDSTEPGYEVLTDSEIIRRAQGQTDESSENEEEEIELIPEKHINHAAALQWTENLLDYLEQQGDMILPDRLVIRKLRATIRNKQKMTKSS; encoded by the coding sequence ATGTCAGGGAAACGGAAGCGTGTTGTGTTAACTATTAAAGATAAGCTTGATATAATAAAGAAACTTGAAGATGGAGGTTCTTCCAAACAACTGGCAGTGATTTATGGAATTGGCGAGACAACAGTTCgggatataagaaaaaataaggaaaagattaTAACTTACGCAAGCAGTTCTGATTCCACAAGTCTTCTGGCCAAGAGGAAATCTATGAAGCCATCCATGTATGAGGAACTGGACAGAGCAATGCTGGAATGGTTCAACCAGCAAAGAGCAAAAGGGAATCCCGTGTCTGGACCAATTTGTGCAAAAAGGGCAGAGTTCTTCTTTTATGCTTTGGGAATGGATGGTGATTTTAACCCCTCTGCTGGTTGGTTAACTCGTTTTAAGCAGCGGCACAGCATTAGAGAGATTAATATTAGAAACGAAAGATTAAGTGGAGATGAGACAGCTGTGGAAGATTTTTGCAACAACTTTCGAGACTTTATTGAACGAGAGAATTTGCAACCAGAACAGATCTACAATGCAGATGAAACTGGACTGTTTTGGAAATGCTTGCCTTCCAGGACTTCAGTAATCAAAGGTAAATGCACAGCCCCTGGACACAAGTCAATTGAAGAAAGAGTCACTATCATGTGTTGTGCCAATGCAACAGGTTTACACAAACTTAAGCTTTGTGTTGTGGGGAAAGCAAAGAAACCTCGCTCCTTCAAGTCAACTGACACCTCAAACCTGCCAGTCTCTTATTTCAGCCAAAAAGGTGCATGGATGGATCTTTCCATTTTCCGACAATGGTTTGATAAGATCTTTGTGCCACAAGTTCGCGAGCACTTAAGATCCAAAGGCATGCAAGAAAAGGCTGTGCTCTTGTTGGATAATTCACCAACACATCCAAATGAAAATGTCCTGAGGTCAGATGATGgccaaatatttgctaaatatttaCCACCTAATGTGGCTTCGTTGATTCAGCCCTCAAATCAGGGAGTCATAGCTACGATGAAGAGAAACTACCGTGCAGGTCTTCTCCAGAACAACTTGGAAGAAGGCAATGACCTGAGATCATTCTGGAAGAAACTAACTCTGCTAGATGCACTTTATGAAATAGCAATGGCATGGAATTTAGTAAAGCCAGTTACCATTAGCAGGGCATGGAAGAAGATTCTCCCTAccatagaggaaaaagaaagcctGGACTTTGATGAAGAAGATATCTCAGTGGCTGCTGTGGCTACCATTTTACAACACACCAAAGGATTGGAAAATGTGACTCCTGAGAACATTGAAAAATGGCTTGAAGTGGACAGTACTGAACCAGGCTATGAAGTCTTAACTGACAGTGAAATTATCAGAAGAGCACAAGGCCAGACAGACGAATCCAGTGAAAATGAGGAGGAGGAAATAGAACTGATTCcagagaaacatattaatcatGCAGCTGCTCTCCAATGGACTGAAAATTTATTGGATTATCTAGAACAACAAGGTGATATGATTCTGCCTGATAGACTGGTGATACGTAAACTTCGAGCCACCATCAGAAATAAACAGAAGATGACAAAGTCAAGTTAG